The genomic window ATCCTTTTTGTGAGATGAGAGGTAGTgacattttattctttcaatgCCAAGTTAAAAATTCCACACATCTGGCACCTGGGTTCCAAGTGGTAAGCGCAGGAGCAGCACTGTCCACTCCTGCTTTGGTATTTAAGTCACCCACACTCGTTGGCTATGGCAGCTGGCGATCACTGCTGTTGGTGGAGAGCAGGGTACAGGTGCTATTCTGTAGACAACACAGGTGGACCTCCATCGTCTTTCAGAAACGAGGCTGCTTTCCTTCCGTTCTTCTGAACGTGATCCTCATTCATTTTCTCCAAAGCTTCTATCTACAGAACCAATACATCGAATCCAGTCATCAAGTTCCGACTTTATATGTATGTACCCAACCAAAACAACCAGTGGCGGTTTTCCTCTCTAACACTCGGCCATTCCTAATGCTGGTCTTGAATTTCTCTCTAttacctcccttcttcctctccccaccctgtctgtgcctgtgtgtgatgtgtgcaaaTACACCTGTTTACCAGGGTTAGTGCTGATACATTCATGAAGCCAGGAACTAATCTCCAGTTAGTCTTGCTAGGCACTCTGTAAAGCTTCTAGTCAGCAGTGTCTACACCAGCGGACTGAGCTACCAGCTTTCTGTGACTTCCTGCCTAGCCTTAAGCTCCTTCAGAGCTTAGCCAAACTCAAGTCACACACGGGAATTCCAGAACAGACTCTAACTACTCTCTGCTTTGTGGGCAAAATGCTGGAGTAATGAGAtactgttaaacacacacacacaatgttatgtggagatatatatttatttaaacacagcatctcactatgtatccctgactggcttagctctctatatagaccaggttttctgcctctttgtttctgtggctctgGCACTACAATGAAGGCACATACCTACATGTGGCTACTTGTAGCTTACTATATTCTGCTAAGGGGAGGTAGTCCTTGAATTACTCTTTTCTATTACACAGGTGTTCCCGTCAGCGAACAGGAGAAGTGAGAGTGAGCTGGGAATGTGCTTGCCCATCTTTTCTCTTTAGACCCCTGGCATGGAACACACTATGTACTATTAGGCCATGCAGCCCTGGAACtcagcctttgcctcctgaatgttgggattaaagatgtgcgccacacCCAGCCTGCCAGCACCCATTTTAGCCAAACTCTGATGAACTCTGTGAAGATGcgtttagggtgtgtgtgtgtgtcaggggaggGAGTAAATTTCACGTCTGAAAAGAACCATGTAGAGAGAAGGAAGATCCAAAGTTTGGGGGAAGAGTGTCAGGCAAGCCCTGAGCTCCTCGAACTGTGCCCCAGCCACTCACCTCAGCTAAGAAGTCAGCTTCGTTGTCGGCCAGGATGTTCAAGCCAGAGACAGCATTGAAGAGCTCCCACTCACTGAGGGCTTCCTTTACTCCTCCTTTCTGGAAAAACTAGTGATGACACGCAAACGGTCAGAACGCCCGCAAGGCTCTCACAGGCGGGCATGCACAAGCTGCACTACACTCCTTCACTATTTTGCAGCCACTGAGGTTTCTCTCAAGGTTAACTAGCCCAGGCTCTACACAACATTGTCTGTCTTCAGTAACTCTTCCACTTCCTGGTATCTCTTCTTCAGTTATACACGTGGTGCCCCGTGTACAATGACTGTGGACAGATGCCATGCAGTCACCAAATGCCATGACTTACAATGTTTAAGCAGGTGCACAGGTCAGCTACAGTACAATGTTACTCTCTCACTACATCTGCTGCTACCAAGTCCTTTCCTTTAGAAATGGGAACCAGATGGGACCTAACTCTGTGTTTAGGGAGTGAATTTCAAAGTGTTTTCACTCTACCTTGAAGTGACAGTAAGCAGACAGGGGACACTGTCCCACTGAGGAGACTGTCCTCCTCCAAAGAACAAAAACGGGAAGAAGTATGCAGGTTTACCACGTTCCAGTTTTGGTTTATGCATTATGCATGCATTAAGTCTACTCACTCCTTAAACAGCAGCAGAAGAACCAAAACCTTAATCTGTTAGAAATGGAGGCCACGTGAGTCATGGACTCAAGAGTCTATGAATAAGTGAGTTCTGAAAAATTCTTCTTTATCTCCTTATCCTCAAGGCAGCTGGTATTCCTTCAATTTCTACAAATATAGTTTTCTtgggagaaaaatatttgaacttGTTACATCCTTTAGAAGGCAATGCTTTGCACTTACCTGTGAAACATTCCTACAGTCCCGGAATAAGAACTCCAGGCCATGAGGATGGGTTGGCTCTACAGACTGGCTGACGTCAATTAACCAGACCTAGTTAACACAAAGCACAGACTAATGGATTTACACTCACTAGTTTACACCAGAAAATGTCCCTGCATATTAACTGAAATGTGCCCCTTACCTTTCCAGCATGCCACAGCATGTTGTACTCGCTGAGGTCAGCATGCACAAGGGTACATTCGTTATATAATTGCTGCATCAACTGTGAGAAGGGAAATGAAGGCACAGTTCTAATATTCCTCTATTAAATCAATTAAATTACTAATTAAAATGAATGTGTCAACAAATACTTCCcagaaaaataagttaaaaacctATTTCCTAGGTGACAGagatgcctctaatcccagcactcaggaggcagaggcaggcagatctctgtaactttgaggtcagcctggtctacagagggagttccaggacagttagggctatacagagaaaccctatcttgcaaaacaaaacaaaacaaaaaacatttaaaaaaaacccaaaacaacaacaacaaaaaccaaaactcttccttccttttgtatttatttttgttttggtcacACTACTCTGAACCCAAAGATGCATACACGCATTCTACAGCTGAGTCATAGCTGCAACCCAAACCCTTActtgcctcctctctctcctacAGTCCAGTGCCGCTGCCCTTCTGTTGCTGTTttagctgtgtgtgtctgtgaggtgaGTTCCTGAATGCACTGTATatgcatcagatcctctggaactagaactacaggtggttgtgagtcacctgacttTGGTGCAGGGAAGCaaaccttgtcttttttttggtttttcgagacagggtttctctgtggctttggagcctgtcctggaactagctcttgtagaccaggctggcctcgaacacacagagatccgcctgtctctacctcccaagtgctgggattaaaggcattcgccaccactgccccgctaaAAACCTTGTCTTCTACAAGAGGGCCACGTGCTCTTGATCATCTCTCTAGTGCCACCCCTTAGACAGTGTCTTCATATATAGTCTatttgacaaggctggcctcgaacttgtgaccatcctcctgtctctgtcttttcaagtgcacaggtgagcaccaccatgcctgtctaaAAGACAACTTTAGTGTCAACAATCCTTCATAAAATTCTGTTTATCCTTCTTATGCTTCAAAAGTATGAttccataatttttaaaaattattaccatCACTAAGATAGGTTCTTGTGCTGTGCtccccaggttggccttggacaGCTGGGTTCAAGTCCCTCAGCCTCCCGaatagctgggactacaggtacaCTCTAACTTGGGTGGAAGAAATGTGCAAAGGAGCTATAAAGGCACAACTTACATGGAGAGTCTGATAGTAGGCGTCCTTCATTTCTTCACTACTAAGCTTCACTTCTTTTAATTTAGGGGCTGGAACTTGATCATGGCCAATGAAAGACATAACTAAAATATGCTTCTTAAGCTGTACAACTGTTGGGCAAGGAATTCCAGCTTTCTGCATTCTGTATAGAAAGAAATGATTAAGAATATAAAGATCAGAAGGAGAAAACATGCCAGTAATTCAACAAATACCTAGCTAGGGCCTGTGTTGAGCTGGTACTACACTGTACACAGGAGATATGGGAACACAAAACCACTAAGATACAGCCCACTGGTAGGAAAGCTGACAGGTGGCATGGCATGGTGTAAAGGTTGGCACAGGTGTGGCAGGTGCTCTGCCTGTGCTGGGAGTCTCCAGACAGACTATTCAACAGACAGCTTTCATACAAATGACAGGATATCTGGGCAGATGACACCTTAGTTTGCCTTGAGTGtcaatgaagaaaggaaaatggctTTGCATTACAAAATATGAATTTTGGTTCAAAGTATGGAGATGCTTTCTGACAAAAGCCTTGGGAAGCACTAGGAAGCCACAGCCCTTGTTATTTCTGTAAATCAGCTCAAAAGACAGCATGGGTCTGGCCTGGGTAGCAGCCCTGACACAAAGGGAATCCCAAGGGCACCTGCAGCACCGCTGCTCTCTTTACCTTGTCAGATTGTGCATTTCCTTCTCTGCCCACATGCGGATGATCTTACGTGGATTTAGTTTACTGAAGCGATCTTTAAACCTGAAATCATCTTTAATGTACTTGTCACGATTCTTAAACTCATTAAGGGTTGTTTTAAATACCTTGATGGCACATTCGGTTGGTATAGCTGTACCATCTTCCTTGTCATCCTCCAGGCTGAAAGGAAGAACAAAGCCAGCAAGTTACCGGCGGGCGCACAGTAAGACGGTCTCAGACTCCATTCCACTCAAGTATGCCTACTTTGTTTCAAACTGTCATcctattttgccttttttttttaaaaaaaaaaaaaaaaaaacaaaaaacttcaagttttattttaataaagcatTGGGCTCTGGAACCTCAGACAGACACTGTTGCTCCtagctgattttatttttctttttttaaaagatttattatgtatacaatgttcctcctgcatgtacacctttatgccagaaaagggcactagacctcattacagatggttatgagccattatatggttgctgggaattgaactcaggacctctggaagaacaaccagtgttcttaacctctgagccatttctccagccccgattTTGTTCCTTTTAATAAAACATACTTTCAAATGAACTGCCAGATACTTTTCATCAATCTACAATATAATGTTCTGTATTTCATCACTATAGAATCAAGCTTGACAAATAATGAGGAAATATTCTTCCTAAAACAAACTATTATGACCTTGGGTGCTTTGGGAGCAAAACTCAGCAAAATTAACACTTAGAGCAGTCTTTTACAAGTAATTCCTTCTTTCAGGCAAGAGGCAGGCAAGTTGCAAAGAGCTTAGACATTTCTCCCAAGTCAGCAGGAATCATGAAGGCTTCTAAGCACTGGTACTCTCAACAACACACTTCATGAAGATCAAGTGACCAGAGTTCAAGAGGAgcaagagaggcagaggctggggctgACTCAAGATGTTTGACTCCCCAGAGctaattggaaaggaaggagaTGGATGGAATTATAGTATCATTTACTTCTAAATGCCTGCAGGTATGCTaagctggaagagaaaagaaatgcttcCAGAGACTGGAATCAAATTAACCAGCAACCTCTTTCTGTACTACACTCTCACAGTTACTTCTCCATTCAGCCTCAAAACATCAGAGTCCTTTAGCAAGCTCTTCTCTTCCTGTGCCTCGTCAAATCCATGGCCATGTCCTCTGTGGAGGACATTCACCTTTCTCTACCTGGTCCTTGAAATCCTGTCTGTGATTAGGGTATGTACCAACATGGCCAGCTCCTTCTCTCTCTAGAATAAGGTCTTGCTGTTGCTCAAGTGCATTCTAAATTCCTAAGAAGCTGGGACTACCTATGTGTATCCTGTCTGGCTTCGTTTGCCCAGCTTAAGACCCTTCTTAACCACATCTACTGTGTTTAGACCATGCTATTCCTGTACTTCTAACATTTACTGTCAGGTAAAAGTATACATGTTGATTAGCACAAAATGGAAATTATGTAATACAATTATAGACAGAGCTGAAGCCTTTACTCCAAGTCTGTGgctgactccctccctccccacccgtCCCAGGACAACTGCTGTCTTTCTAGAGCTGAGGACACACACAGTGGTGAccaatcttggttgtcaacttcacTATATTTGTCATCAACagaaacccaagcagctgggagcacctgtgagggattttcttgatcaGATCATTTAAAGAGAACGACCCACCCCAAATCTGAACCACACTCCTGGAGGCAGCCCACAGAAAGGACAAGGAaggcctgcttgccctcactcctGGCAAGTTCACCCCCTGCTGCTGAGGCATCCCTTCCCTGGTGTCAGAACCCACTTCATGATGCCAAGGCAGACTGAAGAGCAGCTGCTCTCTGGGATTCCCAGGGACTCCAGCGCCAGATCGAGACAGCAGAGACATCAGTCTCCTGGGCCCAACAACTACCAGGTGCTTGGCCTATCCATCGGGAAACAGCCATTGTTCCACTAACAGACCAGAGCTTGCGAGGAACTCTAATAAATCatctctctttaaaatatatacatatgtgtatgtgtataattcTATCATTTCTGCTTCTTTAAAGAAGCCTGACTAATACACATATAGTAATCGCTATAGAGAAGCAGCTGAAGATGGTGTGCTATGTACTTCAACTAGCCTTTTCCAGGGTCCTCCTGTCTGCACCCCATGAACACAGGTGAGCTCCCGGGTTCTCCTGTCTGCACCCCATCCTACTACAGGAGCACAGGTGAGCTCTGGGGGGTTCTCCTGTCTGCACCCCATCCTACCACAGGAGCACAGGCGAGCTCTGGGGGGCTCTCCTGTCTGCACCCCATCCTACCACAGGAGCACAGGCGAGCTCTGGGGGGTTCTCCTGTCTGCACCCCATCCTACCACAGGAACACAGGCGACTCCAGTCTGCAcacttgcccagcaagcactttatcctaagccaactctccagccccaagaaaatATACTGTTTAACTTTTAATCaaaattttcatatatgaaaaaaaaacaagaaaaaaccatGAAATCCAATAACATTACTTGACACACTAGCCAGCTCAGGATGTAAAACGGAACAAATCCAGCTCTCCATTCAGTAGAGTCTTCTACTAACCATttaacaaaaaaagggaaaaatggcATACAGCGTTTCCACAGCAATTTCATTAGGAATTTAGCTTAAGGGTATAGCTGTAAAATACACTTAAGTTCAAGGATTTTCCTATATATTACAGTAATGTCACTTAAAATAGCAtggtgtggggatggagagatggttcagaggtcaaGAGGACTTGCTAcgcttccagttccagaggaagcggctcacaaccaccttcaacaccagctccagggaatccatgCCTCCTGGCCTATTACAGTCAGTGggatgcatacacataaataaaaataaaactttaaaggtATAATACAGTCTAGAAATATACAGTCTACCAATACCTAAAAGTCAAAAGTATGTTAACTGGGGGAAAAGATTACTGCCTAAGCTAAGTAAACAAATGCATACAAACTTCTGAAAGATTGCACTcaaaattataaaggaaaaaataaatgcttcctAGGATTAATACTAGGAATTCTGAAATAAGATCTCATTGAACCCCACAAAGATCCCATGAAATGAGGGTCAGTCTCGGAAGTATAAAAGTGCACAGTCCTTCCCATACCACCTTCCTTTTTATGacgctggggattgaacccagggccttatgtatGCTAAACACGAGCTCtatcattatttcaaaaacttaaaaaaaaaaaagaaagaaaagaaagtgaaaggcAAAGACTTGATCAGTATGCACTTGAGTTgttttaaatacaaaacaaataaaaagtaatgtCTAAACTTTCTACAATAATGACTCTACTTGCTAGGCAGCATAAGTTTGATTATACATAATCTGTCAGTCCTGAGGAGAACGGTGTTTGTTCATTTACCTCCCTCCATAGGCATGAAAGACAACAGATTCTTTTCCAGTACTTATACAGCCAGTGATTGTCTCCAGCAATCCAGAGTTGACCATTTTATACATCAGTAAGCGTGTCTTAGGATCAACTGCTTTTTCCTGTAAGAGATAAAGTACAGTAAATGAAAATGATCGTCATAAAAGATTCCCTTTTTAAAGGGTACATGAAATCAGGTTCTTAAAAGAGCATGATCACAATACAGTTCTTTCTCAGAAGCCCCTGGATTTCA from Microtus pennsylvanicus isolate mMicPen1 chromosome 4, mMicPen1.hap1, whole genome shotgun sequence includes these protein-coding regions:
- the Riok3 gene encoding serine/threonine-protein kinase RIO3 produces the protein MDLVGVSSPEPGPAAAWGPSKCPWATPQNTASCPLTEVMSEELAKELQLEEEAAAFPEVVVAEGPFISGENVDTSSDLMLAQMLQMEFDREYDAQLRREEKKFNGDSKVSISFENYRKVHPFEDSDSSEDEVDWQDTRDDPYRPAKPIPTPKKGFIGKGKDITTKHDEVVCGRKNTARMENFAPGFQVGDGIGMDLKLSNHVFNALKQHAYSEERRSARVHEKKEHSTAEKAVDPKTRLLMYKMVNSGLLETITGCISTGKESVVFHAYGGSLEDDKEDGTAIPTECAIKVFKTTLNEFKNRDKYIKDDFRFKDRFSKLNPRKIIRMWAEKEMHNLTRMQKAGIPCPTVVQLKKHILVMSFIGHDQVPAPKLKEVKLSSEEMKDAYYQTLHLMQQLYNECTLVHADLSEYNMLWHAGKVWLIDVSQSVEPTHPHGLEFLFRDCRNVSQFFQKGGVKEALSEWELFNAVSGLNILADNEADFLAEIEALEKMNEDHVQKNGRKAASFLKDDGGPPVLSTE